A DNA window from Candidatus Zixiibacteriota bacterium contains the following coding sequences:
- a CDS encoding DUF302 domain-containing protein, with the protein MKKTNYGYSAKTGLAYDAAIAKVTGELQKEGFGILTEIDVKATMKKKLDLDFRRYVILGAC; encoded by the coding sequence ATGAAGAAGACGAATTACGGTTACTCAGCAAAGACCGGCCTGGCCTACGATGCGGCCATCGCGAAAGTCACGGGTGAACTGCAGAAGGAAGGGTTCGGCATTCTGACCGAGATCGACGTCAAAGCCACGATGAAGAAGAAGCTCGACCTCGATTTCCGCCGCTATGTCATTCTCGGGGCCTGCA
- a CDS encoding cystathionine gamma-synthase, producing MRFETLAIHAGQAPEPQTGAIVVPIFQTATYAQRAIGDHKGYEYSRTHNPTRKALEDCLAALEGARYGLAFASGMAAVSTTMSLLQKGDHVVSGDDVYGGTYRVFEKIFRPWGLDFTFVDTTDLDQVRRAIKPTTRMLWLETPSNPLLKVTDLRAAAALAREHRLMLVVDNTFASPYFQRPLELGADLVVHSTTKFLGGHSDVVGGAAVTADDHIFERLSFAQNAIGAIPGPMDCWIVLRGLKTLGVRMRAHEANAMALARFLAEHRRVKRVLYPGLPEDPHHQRAKAQMTGFGSLISFHLDGGETEARKVCASTRIFSLAESLGGVESLIEHPALMTHASIPRDIRESRGIGDDLIRLSVGIEHIDDLRDDLNAALASY from the coding sequence ATGCGTTTCGAGACACTTGCCATCCACGCCGGGCAGGCACCGGAGCCGCAGACCGGCGCGATCGTCGTGCCGATCTTCCAGACCGCCACTTATGCGCAGCGCGCCATCGGTGATCATAAAGGGTACGAATACTCCCGAACACATAACCCCACGCGCAAGGCGTTGGAGGACTGCCTCGCCGCGTTGGAGGGTGCGCGGTACGGTCTGGCGTTTGCCTCCGGTATGGCGGCGGTCTCAACGACGATGTCGCTGTTGCAGAAGGGCGACCACGTGGTCTCCGGCGACGATGTTTACGGCGGCACGTATCGGGTCTTCGAGAAGATCTTCCGACCGTGGGGTCTCGACTTCACCTTTGTGGACACCACCGATCTGGATCAGGTGAGGCGGGCGATCAAACCAACGACGCGTATGCTGTGGTTGGAGACACCCTCCAATCCACTGCTAAAGGTCACTGATCTGCGCGCGGCCGCGGCTTTGGCACGAGAGCATCGCCTGATGCTGGTCGTCGACAACACCTTCGCGTCACCCTACTTTCAGCGCCCCCTTGAGCTCGGAGCCGATCTTGTCGTCCACTCCACAACAAAATTCCTCGGCGGACATTCCGACGTCGTCGGCGGTGCGGCGGTGACCGCTGATGACCACATCTTCGAGCGATTGTCGTTCGCACAGAACGCCATCGGTGCCATCCCCGGCCCGATGGACTGCTGGATCGTGCTGCGGGGATTGAAGACGCTCGGAGTGCGGATGCGGGCACACGAGGCCAATGCCATGGCGTTGGCTCGCTTCCTGGCGGAACACCGCCGCGTCAAACGCGTTCTCTATCCTGGGTTGCCGGAGGATCCGCACCATCAGCGGGCGAAGGCGCAAATGACCGGATTCGGCTCGCTCATCTCCTTTCATCTCGATGGCGGCGAGACCGAGGCGCGCAAGGTCTGCGCATCGACCAGAATCTTCTCACTGGCCGAGTCGCTGGGTGGGGTGGAGTCGCTCATTGAACACCCGGCACTGATGACCCACGCCTCGATTCCACGCGACATTCGGGAATCACGTGGGATCGGAGACGATCTGATCCGTCTGTCGGTCGGCATCGAGCACATTGATGATCTGCGCGATGATCTCAACGCGGCCCTGGCATCCTATTGA
- a CDS encoding pyridoxal-phosphate dependent enzyme: protein MTDRRLDSILAAVGGTPMVPLRRIGAALLVPLWAKVEFTNPGGSIKDRMAIYIIDKAEKEGLLKPGGTIVENTSGNTGVGVAMVAAVRGYKAVFTMPDKMSTEKVNLLKAFGARVVITPTNVPADSPESYYETAKRIARETPGAFYLNQYHNPDNIESHYATTGPEIWDQTEGLIDCLIAGIGTGGTLSGAGRFLKEKNPRITIVAVDPEGSLFYGWFKDRTLGEPKVYKVEGIGEDMLTGAMDFSVVDDMVQVNDRECFLMARRLTTEEGLFAGGSSGGAVAGALKYLKDHPEFRCPVTILPDSGSRYLSKIYSDEWMRDNGFLDEQPKLGTVRDLLAGRPAVVVTADAAEPVFRVVEKLKAHDISQLPVLDNGTLVGVITEADLLKHMMSGGHRVAEPVAQVPRHPVRTVTPDTSLGDVAEVFSSGRHEMVVVLEAAAIRGVVTRIDLLDYLARTFKS from the coding sequence ATGACTGATCGCAGATTGGACAGTATCCTCGCCGCCGTCGGGGGAACTCCCATGGTCCCCCTGCGGCGGATCGGGGCCGCCCTCCTTGTGCCGCTCTGGGCCAAGGTGGAGTTCACCAATCCCGGCGGTTCGATCAAGGACCGCATGGCGATCTACATCATAGACAAGGCAGAGAAAGAGGGGTTGCTGAAGCCGGGTGGAACCATCGTGGAAAACACGTCCGGGAACACCGGCGTCGGCGTGGCGATGGTCGCCGCCGTGCGTGGGTACAAAGCGGTCTTCACCATGCCCGACAAGATGTCGACTGAGAAGGTCAATCTCCTGAAGGCCTTCGGCGCCCGTGTGGTCATCACGCCGACCAATGTCCCCGCCGATTCTCCGGAGTCGTACTACGAGACCGCCAAGCGCATTGCCCGCGAAACACCCGGGGCATTCTACCTGAACCAATATCACAATCCGGATAATATAGAATCCCACTATGCCACGACCGGGCCGGAGATCTGGGATCAAACGGAAGGCTTGATCGACTGCCTCATCGCCGGCATAGGCACCGGCGGCACATTATCGGGGGCGGGTCGATTCCTCAAAGAGAAGAACCCCAGGATCACGATCGTGGCCGTCGATCCCGAGGGCTCGTTGTTCTACGGCTGGTTCAAGGACCGCACGCTCGGCGAGCCCAAAGTCTACAAGGTCGAAGGGATCGGCGAGGACATGCTCACCGGGGCGATGGACTTCTCCGTCGTGGACGACATGGTGCAGGTCAACGACCGGGAGTGCTTTCTCATGGCCCGTCGGCTCACGACGGAGGAGGGACTCTTCGCCGGCGGATCATCGGGAGGCGCGGTCGCCGGCGCCCTCAAGTACCTGAAAGATCATCCGGAGTTTCGTTGCCCGGTGACGATCCTCCCCGACTCGGGCTCGCGCTATCTCTCCAAGATCTACTCCGATGAGTGGATGCGCGACAACGGCTTTCTCGATGAGCAGCCCAAGCTCGGCACCGTGCGCGACCTGTTGGCCGGACGACCGGCCGTTGTGGTGACTGCCGATGCTGCTGAGCCGGTGTTCAGAGTCGTCGAGAAGCTGAAGGCGCACGACATTTCGCAGTTGCCGGTCTTGGACAACGGTACGTTGGTCGGCGTGATCACCGAAGCCGACCTGCTAAAGCACATGATGTCGGGCGGACATCGGGTTGCCGAACCAGTGGCACAGGTTCCCCGGCACCCGGTACGGACCGTCACCCCGGATACCTCGTTGGGGGACGTCGCGGAGGTGTTCTCTTCCGGCAGGCACGAGATGGTCGTTGTCCTGGAGGCCGCCGCGATCCGCGGTGTTGTCACCCGGATCGATCTGTTGGATTACCTGGCAAGGACGTTCAAGTCATAG
- a CDS encoding TonB family protein encodes MSSPTSTVAPTWYGAYELKKSYQKNMLLGVLIAAAIHLVIIGGMLFYQYLKSRGEDFSSARVVVIKSLSDIAPPPSMTAAKPQVNVAEPNIAPPSIGIPTPVADEEVQDNVRFATRDEMAEIAAPIVQASPTGGGSDSVVVDIPLEEYFPTPDEFVAVQEQPVRIKEESPVYPQVAELTGKEATVWVMALVDKEGKVREARVAKSSGSNVGFDEAAVEAAYKCAYKPAIQNGRPVAIWVTYKVDFKLKNRR; translated from the coding sequence ATGAGCAGTCCGACGTCAACCGTCGCCCCGACCTGGTACGGGGCGTATGAGCTCAAGAAGAGCTACCAGAAGAACATGCTTCTCGGGGTCCTGATCGCGGCCGCGATCCACTTGGTCATCATCGGAGGGATGCTGTTCTATCAGTACCTCAAATCGCGCGGCGAGGACTTTTCCAGCGCTAGGGTCGTCGTCATCAAATCCCTGTCGGATATCGCCCCGCCGCCGTCGATGACCGCGGCCAAGCCGCAGGTCAATGTGGCCGAGCCGAACATCGCGCCGCCGTCCATCGGTATCCCCACTCCCGTCGCCGACGAGGAAGTCCAGGACAACGTGCGTTTCGCCACACGGGATGAAATGGCGGAGATTGCGGCGCCCATTGTCCAAGCTTCCCCGACAGGTGGCGGTTCCGATTCTGTTGTCGTTGACATCCCCTTGGAGGAGTATTTCCCGACTCCGGATGAGTTCGTCGCCGTGCAGGAGCAGCCGGTCCGCATCAAGGAGGAGTCGCCGGTCTACCCACAGGTCGCCGAACTCACCGGCAAGGAGGCCACCGTCTGGGTGATGGCGCTGGTCGACAAGGAAGGCAAGGTGAGGGAAGCGAGGGTCGCCAAGTCATCCGGGAGCAACGTGGGATTCGATGAGGCGGCGGTCGAAGCGGCCTACAAGTGCGCCTACAAACCGGCGATCCAAAACGGCCGTCCCGTGGCGATCTGGGTCACCTACAAAGTCGACTTCAAGTTGAAGAACCGGCGTTGA
- a CDS encoding biopolymer transporter ExbD, with amino-acid sequence MGAVDVGEPKAAGKKKGLRRPKRRLGIRIDMTPMVDIAFLLLIFYMVATIFAQPQAMEINLPPSKEETKAKESRVLTLRVDAKDRIFWNIAKETPQPVELSALPKLLEDKVREIPEVVTLVKINKGARYSRMVQILDRIEIVEYRFKEAQKAAKARGQLPADEPEFSYRFSLAPWTRLDTKTIAAATGESEATEEGTTP; translated from the coding sequence ATGGGCGCGGTTGATGTAGGCGAACCCAAAGCGGCAGGGAAGAAGAAGGGCTTGCGTCGTCCGAAGCGGCGGCTGGGTATCCGCATCGACATGACGCCGATGGTCGACATCGCCTTCCTGCTTCTGATTTTCTACATGGTGGCGACGATCTTTGCCCAGCCGCAGGCGATGGAGATCAACCTGCCGCCCTCCAAGGAAGAGACCAAGGCCAAGGAGTCGCGCGTCCTGACCCTGCGCGTCGACGCCAAGGACCGGATCTTCTGGAATATCGCCAAGGAAACGCCGCAGCCAGTCGAATTGTCGGCCCTGCCCAAGCTGCTGGAGGACAAGGTCCGGGAGATTCCCGAGGTCGTCACGCTCGTCAAGATCAACAAGGGGGCCCGGTACTCCCGCATGGTCCAGATTCTCGACCGCATCGAAATCGTCGAATATCGTTTCAAAGAGGCCCAGAAGGCCGCCAAGGCACGCGGGCAGCTGCCCGCCGATGAACCGGAGTTTTCCTATCGGTTTTCGCTGGCTCCCTGGACCCGGCTGGACACCAAGACGATCGCCGCCGCCACCGGGGAGTCCGAAGCCACAGAGGAGGGGACGACGCCATGA